The proteins below come from a single Cylindrospermopsis raciborskii Cr2010 genomic window:
- a CDS encoding GerMN domain-containing protein yields MNDQPRTNRNISSGVIAAVSATVVAISGGVAWLSSQTPNAPIQGNPNQSIEKQKPLTSQTGQEQTANIYWLKPTAKSFQLVAQPVKIASDQPGQALESALNTLLEGPKETKDSTTIPPGTKLLSLKIENNEIHVNLSENFTGGGGSASMVGRVGQVVYTATTLDPNAKVYLEINGKPLEVLGGEGVEIEQPLTRKTFQENYPL; encoded by the coding sequence ATGAACGACCAACCAAGAACAAATCGTAATATTTCTTCAGGAGTAATAGCCGCTGTTTCAGCTACAGTAGTAGCAATAAGCGGTGGTGTTGCGTGGTTGAGTTCTCAAACACCCAATGCTCCCATACAAGGTAACCCCAACCAAAGTATAGAAAAGCAAAAACCATTAACAAGCCAAACAGGTCAAGAACAAACGGCTAATATATATTGGCTAAAACCAACAGCAAAAAGTTTTCAGTTAGTTGCTCAACCCGTAAAAATTGCTAGTGACCAACCAGGTCAAGCATTAGAAAGTGCTTTAAACACATTGTTAGAGGGTCCAAAAGAAACCAAAGACTCAACAACTATTCCCCCAGGTACAAAATTGCTGAGTCTGAAAATAGAGAACAATGAAATTCATGTAAACCTGTCAGAAAATTTTACTGGTGGAGGTGGTAGCGCTTCTATGGTGGGTCGGGTGGGTCAGGTTGTCTACACTGCTACAACCCTAGATCCCAATGCTAAAGTTTACCTAGAAATTAATGGTAAACCCTTAGAAGTATTGGGTGGTGAAGGAGTAGAAATAGAACAACCACTAACCCGTAAAACCTTCCAGGAAAACTATCCTCTTTAG
- the proS gene encoding proline--tRNA ligase: MRLSQKLFVTLRDDPADAEIPSHKLLLRAGYIRRIGSGVYAYLPLMWRVLQKISQIVREEMNATGAEECLLPQLQPAELWKESGRWDTYTKAEGIMFSLIDRREQHLGLGPTHEEVITTIGRDMIRSYRQLPVHLYQIQTKFRDEIRPRFGLMRGREFIMKDGYSFHTDEESLKKTYQDMYQAYSNILRRCGLAFRAVEADSGAIGGSGSTEFMVLADAGEDEVLYTQDGKYAANVEKAVSLPADAEPSNFKTCEKVPTAATETIEKVCDYLKCSPTQVVKNVLYQTVYDQGLTVLVLVNIRGDQEINEVKLQNELTKLAPQFHAKTIISLTVPNQEAIASWATKSLPLGYIAPDLSDDYIATREQVHPKFIRLIDQTAVELNHFVTGGNESGFHLVGANWQEQFKLPELVVDIRKAKPGDRSVHDPSQTLETARGIEAGHIFQLGTKYSLAMGATYTNEQGEEKPLVMGCYGVGVSRLAQSAVEQSYDGDGIIWPVAIAPYHAIISIPNMKDTHQVEIAEKIYTELNKVGIETLLDDRNERAGVKFKDADLIGIPYRIVTGRSISHGKVEVVTRATRESQEIAIENLVDTLESWISQRDVTT, encoded by the coding sequence ATGCGCTTATCACAGAAGTTATTTGTTACGCTTAGGGACGATCCAGCGGATGCGGAAATTCCCAGTCATAAATTGTTGTTGCGTGCAGGTTATATCCGTCGTATTGGTAGTGGGGTCTATGCCTATTTGCCATTAATGTGGCGAGTTTTACAGAAAATCTCCCAGATAGTCAGGGAGGAAATGAACGCCACAGGTGCAGAAGAATGTTTGCTACCACAACTACAACCAGCTGAGTTATGGAAGGAGTCAGGAAGGTGGGATACTTACACCAAGGCGGAAGGAATTATGTTCTCCTTAATTGATAGAAGGGAACAACATCTAGGCCTAGGTCCCACCCATGAAGAGGTGATTACTACTATTGGCCGTGACATGATTCGCTCCTATCGCCAACTTCCAGTACATTTATATCAAATTCAAACTAAGTTTCGAGACGAAATCCGCCCCCGTTTCGGTTTGATGAGAGGTAGAGAGTTTATCATGAAGGATGGTTATTCTTTCCATACTGATGAGGAAAGTTTAAAGAAAACCTACCAGGATATGTACCAAGCCTACAGTAACATATTGCGGCGTTGCGGATTGGCTTTTAGAGCAGTAGAAGCTGACTCTGGTGCAATTGGTGGTTCTGGGTCAACAGAATTTATGGTTCTAGCGGATGCTGGGGAAGATGAAGTCCTCTATACTCAGGATGGCAAATATGCAGCAAATGTGGAAAAGGCAGTTTCCTTACCTGCTGATGCGGAACCATCTAATTTTAAAACTTGTGAAAAAGTGCCAACAGCAGCAACAGAGACAATCGAAAAAGTATGTGATTACTTGAAATGTTCCCCTACCCAAGTAGTGAAAAATGTTTTATATCAAACTGTTTATGATCAGGGGTTAACAGTTTTAGTGTTGGTGAACATTCGGGGAGACCAGGAAATTAACGAAGTCAAATTACAAAACGAACTGACCAAATTAGCTCCCCAATTTCATGCCAAAACGATAATTAGTCTCACAGTGCCTAATCAGGAAGCGATCGCCAGTTGGGCAACCAAGAGCTTACCCTTGGGTTACATTGCTCCTGATTTGAGTGATGATTATATTGCTACCCGTGAACAGGTACATCCAAAATTCATCCGTCTGATTGATCAAACAGCGGTAGAATTAAATCACTTTGTGACAGGAGGAAATGAATCCGGATTTCATCTAGTTGGGGCCAACTGGCAAGAGCAGTTTAAACTACCCGAACTAGTAGTAGATATTCGGAAAGCAAAACCAGGCGATCGCTCGGTGCACGATCCCAGTCAAACCTTAGAAACGGCCAGGGGTATAGAAGCGGGTCATATTTTCCAACTAGGAACAAAATATTCCCTAGCCATGGGTGCAACTTATACCAACGAACAAGGAGAAGAAAAGCCCTTAGTCATGGGTTGTTATGGTGTAGGTGTATCCAGACTGGCCCAGTCAGCAGTTGAACAATCTTATGATGGGGATGGAATAATTTGGCCAGTGGCGATCGCTCCTTATCATGCCATTATTAGCATTCCCAATATGAAAGATACTCACCAGGTAGAGATTGCCGAAAAAATCTATACAGAGCTGAACAAAGTAGGTATAGAGACCTTATTAGATGACCGAAACGAAAGAGCAGGGGTAAAATTCAAGGATGCAGACCTAATTGGCATTCCCTACAGAATAGTGACTGGTCGTTCCATCAGCCATGGTAAGGTAGAAGTAGTTACAAGAGCAACTCGTGAATCTCAGGAAATTGCCATTGAGAACCTAGTAGACACACTAGAAAGCTGGATTAGTCAAAGAGATGTAACAACCTAA
- the glyQ gene encoding glycine--tRNA ligase subunit alpha codes for MNFQSVIAALHQFWGQRGCLIAQPYDMEKGAGTKNPHTFLRALGPEPWSVAYVEPCRRPTDGRYGENPNRFQHYYQYQVLIKPSPDNIQEIYLDSLRVLGILPEDHDIRFVEDNWEDATVGAWGTGWEVWLDGMEITQFTYFQQCGGIDCRPVSIEITYGLERLAMYLQQVEAITKIHWTDHITYGDVHLQGEIEQCVYNFEASNPEMLLNLFHIYEQEASQLSEKGLVLPTLDYVIKCSHTFNLLDARGVISVTERTRYIARIRHLARKVAHLYVEQRQKLGFPLLKNNGGREG; via the coding sequence GTGAATTTTCAGTCGGTAATAGCAGCTCTACATCAATTTTGGGGACAGCGTGGTTGTTTAATTGCTCAACCCTATGACATGGAAAAAGGTGCGGGAACTAAAAACCCCCACACCTTTTTAAGGGCTTTAGGTCCTGAACCCTGGTCAGTAGCTTATGTTGAACCCTGTCGTCGTCCTACCGATGGACGCTATGGTGAAAATCCTAATCGGTTTCAACACTACTATCAGTATCAAGTTTTAATTAAACCTTCACCGGATAATATCCAAGAGATTTATCTTGATTCTTTAAGGGTTTTGGGTATTCTTCCAGAAGATCACGATATTCGGTTTGTGGAGGACAATTGGGAAGATGCAACAGTTGGTGCGTGGGGCACCGGTTGGGAAGTTTGGTTGGATGGTATGGAAATTACCCAGTTTACCTACTTCCAACAATGTGGGGGGATTGATTGTCGTCCAGTTTCTATTGAGATTACTTATGGACTGGAAAGATTAGCAATGTACCTCCAACAAGTGGAAGCTATCACCAAAATTCATTGGACAGACCACATCACTTATGGTGATGTTCATCTTCAAGGTGAAATTGAACAGTGTGTCTATAACTTTGAGGCCTCCAATCCCGAAATGTTGCTCAATCTCTTTCATATATATGAGCAAGAAGCATCTCAGCTTTCAGAAAAGGGTTTAGTTTTACCTACTTTGGATTATGTTATCAAATGCTCCCACACCTTTAACCTGCTTGATGCTAGGGGTGTGATTTCTGTAACGGAACGAACCCGATATATTGCCCGAATTCGCCACCTAGCCAGGAAAGTAGCCCATTTATATGTGGAGCAACGCCAAAAACTGGGGTTCCCCCTGCTGAAAAATAATGGAGGTAGGGAAGGTTGA
- a CDS encoding ComEC/Rec2 family competence protein gives MIICLAYILGLLLSIFPWGGFFILAFGVLAAISLRRVFLAVKRFFPYHIKSITQGQKGINAPLTLPHPRVWLIAGLVGLIASFYCQFRTPQPGSQDISSFISSENNTNQAQLVVVRGEVVNTPRLTRSQRGQFWFQAKQLDEVKNDRGPAGLPRVVTGKLYVTVPILQATGLYPGQQITVTGMLYKPKPADNPGGFDFQKYLRQEGSFAGLIGKQVNLIDEDIPWGWWQIRQQIVRSQVRFLGVPEGPLVSAMVLGNKAVDLPYNVRDLFVNVGLAHALAASGFQTSLILAVVLQLTKSANKKVQLFCGALGLIIFLGLAGLQPSILRAVIMGFAALIGLALDRKVQQLRSLLLAATLLLLFNPVWIWDLGFQLSFLATLGLMVTATPITQRLDWLPPLFATLISVPLAATIWTLPLLLHIFSTVAIYSVPLNIFATPLISILSMGGMISGLVSLPLSDLGGYVATLLYYPAHILIKMAEFFDNLPGNSLNIGSISIWQMLIIYGLIVATCLVPWWQKRWWLAGLIATILAVVPIWYYTSNLLKITLLATNSEPVLVIQDRGQVTLINSGDPGTGRFTILPFLRQQGINHIDWAISTNFSGDANNSWSEVINDLHIKNFLDYTSPQINPVTTQALRELLRQEQTNYQPLSSGQSVNTGSVMANFNNDKLPILQLQVFGQNWLLIGSVKSQQIAQLAQDGNLLSPQVVWSPSESLEDLTTALKPQVAIAPTNKVNKNSSDQILQGKTKLFFTGRDGAIQWDPQQNFQSFIQVSENESSNL, from the coding sequence TTGATTATTTGTCTTGCTTATATTTTGGGTCTACTACTGAGTATTTTTCCCTGGGGGGGATTTTTTATCTTAGCATTCGGTGTGCTGGCGGCAATTTCTTTGCGGAGAGTTTTCCTCGCTGTGAAAAGGTTTTTTCCCTATCACATCAAATCTATTACTCAAGGACAAAAAGGGATAAACGCTCCCTTAACTCTACCTCATCCGCGAGTATGGTTAATAGCTGGTTTAGTAGGTTTAATAGCCAGTTTTTATTGTCAATTTCGCACTCCTCAACCGGGATCCCAAGACATTAGTTCATTTATCTCCAGTGAAAATAATACTAATCAGGCCCAGTTGGTGGTTGTTCGCGGTGAAGTTGTAAATACCCCCCGGTTAACTCGTAGTCAGCGAGGACAATTTTGGTTCCAAGCTAAACAACTGGATGAGGTGAAAAATGATCGCGGTCCTGCTGGTTTACCTAGGGTAGTAACTGGTAAATTATATGTAACAGTACCTATACTACAAGCTACGGGTTTATATCCTGGTCAACAAATCACTGTTACCGGAATGTTATATAAACCTAAACCAGCTGATAACCCTGGGGGTTTTGATTTTCAAAAATACCTCCGTCAGGAGGGTAGTTTTGCTGGTTTGATTGGTAAACAGGTTAATCTGATTGATGAGGATATCCCTTGGGGATGGTGGCAAATTCGCCAACAAATTGTCCGCTCTCAAGTTCGTTTTTTAGGTGTACCTGAAGGTCCTTTAGTCAGTGCTATGGTTCTGGGTAATAAGGCGGTTGATTTACCCTATAATGTTCGAGATTTATTTGTTAATGTGGGTTTGGCTCATGCTCTAGCTGCTTCTGGTTTTCAAACTTCTCTCATTCTGGCGGTGGTTTTACAGTTAACCAAGTCCGCCAATAAAAAAGTGCAACTTTTTTGTGGAGCTTTGGGGTTGATAATTTTTCTGGGTTTGGCTGGGTTACAACCATCTATCCTGCGAGCAGTAATTATGGGATTTGCTGCTTTAATTGGTTTGGCTTTAGACAGAAAGGTTCAACAATTGAGATCTTTGCTCTTAGCAGCTACACTTTTACTATTATTTAACCCGGTGTGGATTTGGGATTTAGGTTTTCAATTGAGCTTTTTAGCTACTTTGGGTTTGATGGTTACCGCAACCCCTATTACTCAACGCCTGGATTGGTTACCTCCCCTATTTGCTACTTTGATTTCCGTTCCCCTTGCAGCTACAATTTGGACTCTCCCCTTACTGCTACATATTTTTAGCACTGTGGCTATTTACAGTGTCCCCCTCAATATTTTTGCCACCCCTCTGATTTCTATTCTTAGTATGGGAGGAATGATTAGTGGGTTGGTAAGTTTACCCCTGTCAGATTTAGGTGGCTATGTGGCAACTTTATTATATTATCCTGCTCATATATTAATTAAAATGGCAGAATTTTTTGATAATTTGCCGGGAAATTCTCTAAATATTGGTAGTATATCAATTTGGCAGATGTTGATTATCTATGGCTTAATTGTTGCTACTTGTTTAGTACCTTGGTGGCAAAAAAGATGGTGGTTGGCTGGTTTGATTGCTACTATTTTGGCAGTTGTTCCTATTTGGTACTACACCAGCAATTTATTAAAAATAACCCTCCTGGCAACCAATAGTGAGCCTGTTTTGGTAATTCAAGATCGGGGCCAAGTTACTCTCATTAATAGTGGTGATCCTGGCACAGGACGTTTCACTATTTTACCTTTTCTTCGTCAGCAGGGAATTAATCATATTGATTGGGCAATATCTACTAATTTTTCTGGAGATGCAAATAATTCCTGGTCTGAGGTTATCAATGATTTACACATTAAAAACTTCTTGGATTATACCTCCCCCCAAATTAATCCGGTAACTACCCAGGCACTTCGAGAACTCTTACGACAAGAACAAACTAACTATCAACCTTTATCATCGGGTCAATCGGTTAATACGGGTTCAGTGATGGCAAATTTTAATAATGATAAACTACCAATTCTCCAATTACAAGTTTTTGGACAAAATTGGTTACTAATTGGCAGTGTTAAGTCTCAACAAATTGCTCAACTGGCACAAGATGGCAACCTGTTATCTCCTCAAGTGGTATGGTCCCCATCAGAGTCTTTAGAAGATTTAACAACTGCTTTAAAACCACAAGTGGCGATCGCACCTACCAATAAGGTTAATAAGAATAGTTCAGATCAAATACTACAAGGGAAAACGAAACTTTTTTTTACAGGTAGGGATGGAGCTATTCAGTGGGATCCTCAACAAAATTTTCAGTCTTTCATCCAAGTGTCGGAAAATGAATCTTCCAATTTGTAG
- the accB gene encoding acetyl-CoA carboxylase biotin carboxyl carrier protein, producing MPLDFNEIRQLLATIAQTDITEVSLKSDDFELRVSKGGNNFPVSAPVVPTVTQTAPVQLPESVSHRDSPTGGHLTNAAASKFMEVQSPMVGTFYRAPAPGEAPFVEVGDRVRVGQSVCIIEAMKLMNEIEAEVSGQVMEILVQNGQPVEYGQPLMRVNPD from the coding sequence GTGCCATTAGATTTTAATGAAATCCGCCAATTGTTAGCTACTATTGCACAAACTGATATTACTGAGGTGTCACTCAAAAGCGATGATTTTGAGCTGAGAGTCTCTAAAGGGGGAAATAATTTCCCTGTGTCAGCACCGGTTGTACCAACGGTGACTCAAACCGCACCGGTTCAGCTACCAGAGTCAGTTAGTCACCGAGATAGTCCTACCGGGGGACACCTAACTAATGCAGCTGCTTCTAAATTTATGGAGGTCCAGTCTCCTATGGTGGGAACTTTTTATCGCGCTCCTGCTCCCGGTGAAGCACCTTTTGTAGAGGTGGGAGACCGGGTTCGGGTAGGTCAGTCCGTCTGCATTATTGAGGCCATGAAATTAATGAATGAAATTGAAGCTGAGGTTTCTGGACAGGTGATGGAAATTCTGGTGCAAAATGGTCAACCCGTAGAATATGGTCAACCTTTAATGCGAGTTAATCCTGATTAG